From Lolium perenne isolate Kyuss_39 chromosome 5, Kyuss_2.0, whole genome shotgun sequence, a single genomic window includes:
- the LOC127303327 gene encoding uncharacterized protein, with product MPAKEDDTAKLVYSQPASGIVKVTAGKKLLEPVPEDRKDMTLNCLEVKLDVDIPNSGRVAVLNTVNLPLVKEVGLGADSVSRLGSPTTQVTYIVRGSGPDGKHVLETHIDGGSDAVMINGASKLGQTLDPIFSHLAGKTSVWKTILPEVLEASFSTTQEMDKLFRSKMLDSEIF from the exons ATGCCTGCCAAGGAGGATGACACCGCCAAGCTCGTCTACAGCCAGCCTGCCTCTGGCATCGTCAAGGTGACCGCCGGGAAGAAACTCCTGGAGCCTGTCCCTGAGGACCGCAAGGACATGACACTCAACTGCCTAGAGGTTAAGCTGGACGTGGACATCCCCAACAGTGGCCGTGTGGCGGTTCTCAACACTGTGAACCTGCCGCTGGTGAAGGAGGTTGGGCTGGGCGCTGACTCCGTGTCTCGCCTGGGTTCGCCTACGACTCAGGTGACATACATTGTCCGTGGCAGCGGCCCTGACGGCAAGCACGTCCTCGAGACCCACATTGATGGTGGCTCTGACGCGGTAATGATAAACGGAGCAAGCAAGCTCGGGCAGACTCTAGA CCCGATCTTCAGCCACCTGGCGGGAAAGACCTCGGTGTGGAAGACGATCTTGCCGGAGGTGCTGGAGGCGTCATTCAGCACGACTCAGGAGATGGACAAGCTCTTCCGATCCAAGATGCTCGACTCGGAGATCTTCTAA
- the LOC127299158 gene encoding uncharacterized protein, whose amino-acid sequence MKACKQIASMGAAVTDEADSKAAAKSDAIQSRKGKKAKGKLAVRSNGAEKPKTHDLSDVTRGLAVMGIVEEMSEDELLALYCYRDIFWMNNFPGVYDKPSVHAIRKKATENWKFFSDSEKAPYLAKARVTKILLAEHNEFKKTLQLTYAMTNKMVNLKV is encoded by the exons ATGAAGGCTTGCAAGCAGATCGCATCCATGGGAGCCGCCGTCACGGACGAGGCCGACAGCAA GGCGGCAGCGAAGAGCGATGCAATCCAATCGAGGAAGGGGAAGAAGGCCAAGGGAAA GTTGGCGGTGAGGAGCAATGGAGCGGAGAAGCCCAAGACCCATGACCTTTCTGATGTTACACGCGGGTTGGCGGTGATGGGCATTGTAGAGGAAATGTCAGAGGATGAATTGCTCGCCTTGTACTGCTACCG GGATATCTTTTGGATGAACAACTTCCCTGGCGTCTATGACAAGCCGTCCGTACATGCT ATTCGAAAGAAAGCCACTGAAAACTGGAAATTCTTTAGCGATTCG GAGAAGGCCCCTTATCTAGCCAAGGCACGTGTGACCAAAATACTCCTAGCTGAGCATAATGAGTTCaagaag ACACTCCAGTTGACGTACGCGATGACGAACAAGATGGTGAATCTGAAAGTGTGA